The proteins below come from a single Alnus glutinosa chromosome 9, dhAlnGlut1.1, whole genome shotgun sequence genomic window:
- the LOC133876859 gene encoding LOW QUALITY PROTEIN: scarecrow-like protein 14 (The sequence of the model RefSeq protein was modified relative to this genomic sequence to represent the inferred CDS: deleted 1 base in 1 codon; substituted 1 base at 1 genomic stop codon) translates to MFMDPQNSQFFGSINELKFDREILFPESDLYPNIANGVQLNDPTLDLSFVNHPVFPPDPDTGNYAQSSFEGDSPSDDSDFSDSVLKYINQVLMEEDIESKPCMFHDPLALQAAEMSLYELLGGKDPPSPDQHLLYSDRNVESPEDYFLSSFSDHSSSSSSGFSNGNSVDSPRGHAEFGDYKPSLFKNPLPTNFVFQSTSKSSPPSSFNSPNIFTSDGSGLLGSSVGELLVPNLFGEIESVLQFNRGVEEANKFLPKGSQLKIDLENNTFSPTKKAPEVVIKTEIDERENSPTGSRGRKNHEREDTDLEDGRSNKQSAVYVDESELSEMFDRVLLCAVKKEEPSVCTLNEGSQSGENKNLQNGQSNTLSSVAKTHVKKQSNKNSTVDLRTLLVMCAQAVSSDDRRTVVELLKQIRQHSSPFGDGSERLAHCFANGLEARLSGTGTQIYTALSTKRTSAAEMLKAHQVCTSICPFQKLSIIFSNHMILKAAEKAASLHVIDFGILYGFQWPALIDCLSRRPGGPPRLRITGIELPQPGFRPAERVQETGRRLAKYCERFGVPFEYNGIAQKWETIQIEDLRINRNEVLAVNCMFRFKNLLDETVVVNSPRNAVLNLIRKLNPDIFVHSILNGSYNAPFFVTRFREALFHFSAMFDILDTNITREDPMRLMFEKEFFGREVMNVVACEGSERVERPESYKQWQIRNMRAGFRQLPLDREVMKKLKGKLKDRYHNDFVVNEDGHWLLQGWKGRIIYASSCWLPHTACDKKETVKLLGGDSSSDDSEFTETVLKYISQILMEDNIEDKPCMFFDPLSLQVTEKSFYDVLGQKSPPSPNQDRPPLYVNHKAESPEDVFPGSNFGTKNSSSSTSTDPQRLGDGMELLTWNFFTSSEFLLQFRRGLEEGSKFLPRDKGDRENSTEGSRGRKNHEREDTDLEGRSNKQSVVYMEESDLSEMFDKVLLSTDTLPLLCFNNETLQNEASQPKGGKSRAEKQGKKKKKDSVDLGSLMILCAQAVAAADIRTANGXLKQIRQHSSPSGDGSQRLAHYFANALEARLAGSGAGTQIFYTSFLSKRISASEILNAYKVHVSTCPFKRISLFFTDKMIYKVARNRQSLHIIDFGIQYGFQWPILIQKLSKRAGGPPKLRITGIQFPQPGFRPTERIDETGRCLAKYCERFDVPFEYLAITSHKWETIRIEDLKIDRNETLAVNCAFRFRNLLDESVEEESPRDAVLNLIRRMNPDIFVHSIVNGSYNVPFFVSRFREALFYFSALYNIFDVTLPRENQERLFFEREFYGREVMNVVACEGLERVERPETYKQWQVRTMRAGFRQLPLDQELMNKLRSELKEWYHKDFEVEENNHWLLQGWKGRIIDASCCWVPA, encoded by the exons ATGTTCATGGATCCacaaaattctcaattttttgGTTCCATTAACGAGCTCAAATTTGATAGAGAGATCCTTTTTCCCGAGTCAGATCTGTACCCAAATATTGCAAATGGGGTTCAACTCAATGATCCTACTCTGGATCTTAGCTTCGTGAACCATCCTGTATTTCCGCCTGATCCGGACACAGGCAATTATGCTCAATCAAGCTTCGAGGGAGATTCTCCTTCGGATGACAGTGACTTTTCTGATAGTGTCCTCAAGTACATAAACCAGGTGCTTATGGAAGAGGACATAGAGTCGAAGCCTTGTATGTTCCATGACCCGTTGGCTCTTCAGGCCGCGGAGATGTCACTTTATGAACTCCTTGGTGGGAAGGACCCTCCTTCCCCTGATCAACACCTGCTTTACAGTGATCGAAATGTTGAGAGTCCTGAAGATTATTTTTTGAGCAGTTTCAGTGATCATAGTAGCAGTAGCAGTTCCGGTTTTAGTAATGGTAATTCGGTCGATTCTCCACGGGGTCATGCTGAATTTGGAGACTATAAACCCTCTTTATTTAAAAATCCTCTTCCCACTAACTTCGTTTTCCAGTCCACTTCAAAGTCCAGTCCACCTTCATCGTTCAACTCTCCAAACATCTTCACTAGTGATGGTAGTGGGTTGCTGGGCTCTTCTGTCGGTGAGCTTCTGGTTCCGAATTTGTTTGGAGAGATTGAATCGGTTTTGCAGTTCAATAGAGGGGTAGAGGAAGCTAATAAATTCCTTCCTAAAGGGAGTCAGCTGAAAATTGATCTGGAGAACAACACGTTTTCTCCTACTAAGAAGGCTCCGGAAGTGGTAATTAAGACAGAAATAGATGAGAGGGAGAACTCCCCAACTGGGTCAAGAGGAAGGAAGAATCATGAGCGCGAGGATACAGATTTAGAAGATGGGAGGAGTAACAAGCAGTCGGCAGTTTATGTGGATGAGAGTGAGCTATCGGAGATGTTTGATAGGGTGTTGCTCTGTGCTGTGAAAAAAGAGGAGCCTTCTGTGTGTACCCTTAATGAAGGCTCGCAGAGTGGAGAAAACAAGAACCTGCAGAATGGACAATCCAATACATTATCTAGTGTTGCAAAGACTCATGTCAAGAAACAGAGCAATAAGAACAGCACTGTGGATTTGAGGACTCTACTGGTTATGTGTGCACAAGCTGTCTCTTCTGATGATAGGAGGACTGTTGTTGAACTGCTAAAGCAGATTAGGCAGCACTCTTCCCCATTTGGCGATGGCTCTGAGAGGTTGGCCCATTGCTTTGCGAACGGCCTTGAAGCACGCTTATCTGGCACTGGAACCCAGATTTACACTGCTCTATCTACCAAACGAACATCAGCTGCTGAAATGTTGAAAGCTCACCAAGTTTGTACTTCAATCTGTCCATTCCAGAAGCTTTCAATTATCTTTTCAAATCATATGATTTTGAAAGCAGCTGAGAAAGCAGCATCCCTTCATGTTATAGATTTTGGTATCCTTTATGGCTTCCAATGGCCTGCCCTCATCGATTGTCTCTCAAGAAGACCTGGTGGGCCCCCCAGGCTACGCATTACAGGTATAGAACTTCCCCAACCTGGTTTCCGGCCAGCAGAAAGAGTCCAGGAGACAGGGCGTCGCTTAGCGAAGTATTGTGAGCGCTTCGGTGTTCCGTTTGAGTACAATGGAATTGCACAGAAATGGGAAACCATCCAAATTGAGGACCTCAGAATTAATAGAAATGAAGTGCTTGCTGTGAATTGTATGTTCCGATTTAAGAACCTGCTTGATGAGACGGTTGTGGTGAACAGTCCAAGGAATGCTGTTCTGAACTTAATTAGGAAGTTGAATCctgatatttttgtacattcTATTCTTAACGGATCCTACAAtgcccccttttttgtcacccGGTTCCGTGAGGCTCTCTTCCACTTCTCTGCAATGTTTGATATACTTGATACTAATATTACCCGTGAAGATCCCATGAGGTTGATGTTTGAAAAAGAGTTTTTTGGGCGGGAGGTCATGAATGTCGTAGCTTGTGAAGGTTCAGAGAGGGTTGAGAGGCCTGAGTCATACAAGCAGTGGCAGATTCGGAACATGAGGGCTGGGTTTAGGCAGCTTCCACTGGACCGTGAAGTCATGAAGAAACTGAAGGGTAAATTGAAAGATCGTTACCATAACGATTTTGTGGTCAATGAAGATGGGCATTGGTTGCTTCAAGGTTGGAAGGGTCGGATTATCTATGCTTCCTCCTGTTGGTTACCT CATACTGCTTGTGACAAAAAAGAGACGGTGAAGCTTCTTG GGGGAGACTCGTCCTCGGACGACAGTGAGTTCACGGAAACGGTTCTCAAGTACATAAGCCAGATACTAATGGAAGACAACATAGAGGACAAGCCCTGTATGTTTTTCGACCCTTTAAGTCTCCAAGTCACCGAGAAATCGTTCTACGATGTTCTCGGTCAGAAATCCCCTCCTTCCCCCAATCAAGACCGACCACCACTCTATGTCAATCACAAGGCGGAGAGCCCTGAAGATGTTTTTCCAGGTAGTAATTTTGGTACTAAAAATAGTTCAAGCAGTACTAGCACTGATCCTCAGCGGCTCGGCGATGGGATGGAGCTTTTGACTTGGAACTTTTTTACGAGCAGTGAATTTCTGTTGCAATTTAGGAGAGGATTAGAGGAAGGTAGTAAGTTCCTTCCTAGGGACAAGGGTGACAGAGAGAATTCAACGGAAGGGTCGAGGGGAAGAAAGAATCATGAGAGGGAAGATACAGATTTAGAAGGGAGGAGCAATAAGCAGTCGGTGGTTTATATGGAGGAGAGTGACTTATCGGAGATGTTTGATAAGGTGTTGCTTTCTACTGATACACTTCCTCTGCTATGCTTTAACAATGAAACCCTCCAGAATGAAGCCTCGCAGCCAAAAGGTGGGAAGAGTCGTGCTGAGAAAcaggggaagaagaagaagaaagatagtGTTGATTTGGGGAGTCTTATGATCCTATGTGCACAAGCCGTCGCAGCAGCTGACATTAGAACTGCTAATGGGTAACTGAAGCAGATTAGGCAGCACTCTTCCCCTTCTGGTGATGGGTCTCAGAGGTTGGCTCATTACTTTGCTAATGCCCTTGAAGCACGCTTGGCTGGCTCTGGCGCAGGAActcaaattttttatacttctttCCTTTCCAAGAGGATCTCAGCTTCTGAAATATTAAATGCTTACAAAGTTCATGTTTCAACCTGCCCTTTCAAGAGGATCTCGCTATTCTTTACagacaaaatgatttataaagtAGCA AGAAATCGACAAAGTCTTCATATTATAGACTTCGGTATCCAATATGGTTTTCAGTGGCCAATTCTGATCCAGAAACTCTCAAAAAGAGCTGGTGGACCTCCCAAGCTACGTATTACCGGGATACAGTTTCCCCAACCTGGATTCCGTCCAACGGAGAGAATTGACGAGACCGGCCGTTGCTTGGCGAAGTATTGCGAGCGGTTTGATGTTCCTTTTGAGTACCTTGCCATAACTTCACACAAATGGGAGACTATTAGAATTGAGGACCTCAAGATTGATCGAAATGAGACGCTTGCTGTAAACTGTGCGTTCCGGTTTAGGAACCTACTTGATGAGTCAGTTGAAGAGGAGAGTCCACGGGATGCGGTTTTGAACTTAATTAGAAGGATGAATCCTGATATCTTTGTCCATTCTATTGTTAATGGATCCTACAATGTCCCCTTCTTCGTCTCACGGTTCCGAGAGGCACTCTTCTACTTCTCTGCATTGTATAACATATTTGATGTTACTTTACCCCGTGAAAACCAGGAGAGATTGTTTTTTGAGAGAGAGTTCTATGGGAGGGAGGTTATGAATGTTGTTGCATGTGAGGGCTTAGAGAGGGTTGAGAGGCCGGAGACGTACAAGCAATGGCAGGTTCGGACTATGAGGGCTGGATTCAGGCAGCTCCCACTGGACCAAGAGCTCATGAACAAATTAAGGTCTGAGTTGAAGGAATGGTACCACAAGGATTTTGAGGTTGAAGAAAACAACCACTGGTTGCTTCAGGGGTGGAAGGGCCGGATTATTGATGCTTCCTGTTGTTGGGTTCCGGCTTAG
- the LOC133877749 gene encoding scarecrow-like protein 34: protein MDPSFDGLPDFTNGFLFKDQTISPNSNLVPVYKLNVPSPDLITFLDNPFPPPNLGTGDFDVPITVDVAAADSLSPPSMGTSRGGESSPDDSEFSETVLKYISQILMEENIEEKPCLFFDPLGLQVTEKSFYDALGQKYPPSLNQCHPRPYINHNVDSPDDVLSGSSSGGDYVTSSSSSTSTSSDPHILAQNIFIDSESVLQFRRGLEEASKFLPRGNPLVVDLESSRESKEEKGERENFREGSRGRKNHGREDIDLEEGRNSKQSAVYVDETELSEMLDDALSALCSNYRSLQNKESKASHQPNVDLPKKVHAKKQGKKKDTVDLPTLLIHCAQAVSAGDSRTSNELLKQIRQHSSPFGDGSQRLAHFFANGLEARLAGTGNGGKGTQKFYSCLVSNRISASEILKAYKVHLSACPFKRIMLMFAVRMICKVAENAKSLHIIDFGIGYGFQWPILIQKLSERAGGPPKLRITGIEDTQPGFRPTEQIEDTGRRLAKYCERYNVPFEYHAIASHNWEAIKIEELKIDQNEMLAVNCFLCFKNLLDETVEETSPRNAVLGLIKRMNPDIFVHSIVNGSYNAPFFVTRFREALFHFSALYDTFDVTISRENPERLMFEREFYGREAMNVVACEGLERVERPETYKQWQVRTTRAGFRQLPLDRELMNVFTSKLKDCYHKDFVLDEDNRWLLQGWKGRIVYASSCWVPAA from the coding sequence ATGGATCCAAGTTTTGATGGATTGCCTGATTTCACAAATGGTTTCTTGTTCAAGGACCAAACCATCTCACCCAATTCCAATCTAGTCCCTGTTTACAAATTGAATGTACCCTCCCCGGACCTTATAACCTTCCTCGACAATCCATTTCCGCCACCTAATCTGGGCACCGGCGATTTCGATGTGCCAATCACAGTGGACGTTGCAGCTGCTGATAGCTTGAGCCCGCCGTCTATGGGTACGAGTCGTGGGGGAGAATCGTCCCCGGACGACAGCGAGTTCTCGGAGACTGTTCTCAAGTACATAAGCCAGATACTTATGGAAGAGAACATAGAGGAAAAACCCTGCCTGTTTTTTGACCCATTGGGTCTCCAAGTCACCGAGAAATCGTTCTATGATGCTCTCGGCCAGAAATACCCTCCTTCACTTAATCAATGCCACCCACGACCTTATATCAATCATAACGTTGATAGCCCTGATGATGTTCTTTCTGGAAGTAGTAGTGGTGGTGATTATGTTACTAGTAGTAGTTCTAGCACTAGCACAAGCTCTGATCCTCATATTTtggctcaaaacatttttattgaTAGTGAATCTGTGTTGCAATTTAGAAGAGGGTTAGAGGAAGCTAGTAAATTCCTTCCTAGGGGTAATCCGTTGGTTGTTGATTTGGAGAGTAGCAGAGAAAGCAAGGAGGAGAAGGGCGAGAGGGAGAATTTCCGGGAGGGGTCGAGGGGAAGGAAGAATCATGGGAGGGAAGATATAGATTTAGAAGAAGGGAGGAATAGTAAGCAGTCTGCTGTTTATGTGGATGAGACTGAACTATCTGAGATGTTGGATGATGCACTTTCTGCGCTATGTAGTAACTATAGATCCTTGCAGAATAAAGAAAGCAAGGCCTCTCATCAGCCAAATGTTGATTTGCCGAAGAAGGTTCATGCTAAGAAACAGGGCAAGAAGAAGGATACGGTTGATTTGCCGACCCTTTTGATTCATTGCGCACAAGCTGTCTCAGCCGGCGACAGTAGAACCTCTAATGAGTTGCTGAAGCAGATTAGGCAGCATTCTTCCCCTTTTGGTGATGGGTCTCAGAGATTGGCACATTTCTTTGCTAATGGACTTGAAGCACGCTTGGCTGGCACCGGCAACGGCGGCAAAGGAACTCAAAAGTTTTATTCTTGCTTGGTTTCCAATAGGATTTCAGCTTCTGAAATATTGAAAGCTTACAAAGTTCATCTTTCAGCCTGCCCTTTCAAGAGGATCATGCTAATGTTTGCTGTCAGAATGATTTGTAAAGTAGCAGAGAACGCAAAAAGTCTTCATATTATAGACTTTGGTATTGGATATGGTTTCCAGTGGCCAATTCTGATTCAGAAACTCTCGGAAAGAGCTGGAGGACCTCCCAAGCTACGTATTACAGGGATAGAGGATACCCAGCCCGGATTCCGTCCGACAGAGCAAATTGAGGATACCGGTCGTCGCCTGGCAAAGTATTGCGAGCGGTATAACGTTCCTTTTGAGTACCATGCCATAGCATCACACAATTGGGAAGCTATCAAAATTGAGGAATTGAAGATTGACCAGAATGAGATGCTTGCTGTGAACTGTTTCCTCTGTTTTAAGAACCTACTTGATGAGACGGTTGAAGAGACCAGTCCACGGAATGCGGTTTTGGGGTTAATCAAGAGGATGAATCCCGATATTTTTGTCCATTCTATTGTTAATGGATCCTACAACGCTCCCTTCTTTGTCACGCGGTTCAGAGAGGCACTTTTCCATTTCTCTGCATTGTATGACACGTTTGATGTTACAATATCCAGAGAAAACCCAGAAAGATTGATGTTCGAGAGAGAGTTCTATGGGAGGGAGGCTATGAATGTAGTTGCATGCGAGGGCTTAGAGAGGGTCGAGAGGCCGGAGACGTACAAGCAGTGGCAGGTCCGGACAACGAGGGCTGGTTTCAGGCAGCTTCCATTGGACAGAGAGCTCATGAACGTATTCACTTCTAAGCTGAAGGATTGCTACCACAAGGATTTTGTGCTCGATGAAGACAACCGCTGGTTGCTTCAAGGGTGGAAGGGCCGGATTGTCTATGCTTCCTCTTGCTGGGTGCCGGCGGCATAG